TTTGGTTTCGGGGAGACATATGTAAAAGTATATTGTACCGAATAATGAAATACaaccataaaaaataaaagtaccaTGACTCGTGAACGCACTAACAAAGAAGGGATACGTTTTAACaactataaagataaaagaatggGCGGTCATTGTCGTTAAGCCACCTATAATACCTCGGACTTGTACGGGATATACTTCTCCGATCATTATCCAAGGAATGACTAAAAATCCAAGAGTACATGTGAttgtatatgaaaatatacagAAAAGTGGTATCCACGTAGCCATGAATGGTAATTGATTTATTACCCAATATTCCTTTAACCACATATAGCCACCTAATCCAATCATAGACAAACCACAACCCACAGACGATACCATAGTAAGTAATCTTCTACCACAACGTCTGCATGCAATACAAGCAACTATCGTAGATATTAATCTTACTATTCCCAAAATGACTGCTGCCAAATACTTATTTATCGTTGTTCCGgaatcgttaaaaatttcaacCGCGTAAAATGTTATCACATTCGTACCAGAAAATTggtaaatcaaaaaatatatgaagagTAAAGCATACGGCTTAAGAGCATTAGGTTTAAGAAGTGCGCTAACAATTTCACGTAATCCAGTTAATCGTTtgagattattcttattggaGAATTCTTCTAACACTTCCATTTCTTGAtcaatgttatagttattatcacgGAATTGTTGCAAAGCTTTTCTCGCTTTATCCGGTCTATTTCGAGAAATTAGATAAGACGGAGTTTCAGGAAAAATGAACATCAGTAATAAAGCAGCAAGTGGAAGAATTCCACTGATGGCTGCGCAAAGATTCCATGAGAGAAGGCTTCCTAGAGCGTATTCTATCAAAACACCCGTACTGACACCAACGCTTGACATTGCTGTTAACATTCCTCTAAGATGTGGTTGAGTCACCTCGCTAGCATAGACTCGAGCTGGCGCACCCACCATACCGGATCCAAGTCCAACAAAAAATCTTCCGGCATAGATCATGTGAATGTCGGTTGCAGTTGCAATTAATATCCAGCCAAGTAACGCTGGAATTTCGGTGATAATTAAGGATCGTTTTCTTCCAAACATATCCATCATATATCCTGATACTAAGCAACCAATTGGAGTACCGATGGATGACATGCTAGctaaaagtagaaaataattattttaattttaattcaatttcaatattGTATCTGCCtgcttatttttttaaaaatactcTTTGATCGTGTTTAGCCTTTTACCTATCCAAGATTCTTCTGCCGATCCCTGAATGATTGGAATCGTACTATTAGGTTCTTGAAGTTGAGGAAGTGCTATAGCTGAGAAGCCAAAGGTCATTCCAGTATTGATGGTTCCTAGTTGAGCTACCAATGCTGCTAAAACTTGTTTTACAGCACTACCTTTGTTGATAGGTCTCGCACTTTCTGGGTCCTTCTGCGTATCATTTTCTGTTAAATTAATCTTTCCATCATCCAATGTGGGTGTTTGTATTTTTGGTAGTAATGCTGAATCTACCAACGACGTCTTCTCTACATCGTTTAAATCTGATGTTTTTCTGAAAATATCAATTGCAAacataattagattaatacaactttttacaattttttattaatttttttttgttaaattaaaataaaaatgaaaggaactTGAATCGGttatacgatatttttatttatgaatggataacaaataattgtatttcttgtagataaaaacttatatatatatatatatatatacttatatatgtatacgagagcaaattaaaaaattcacattttttttcagaCGTATAGGTACATTTTTCTTGAAGTGAAACACatcttaaaatgaaaaaaaaaaactgcgaatattttaaattgccCTAGCACTTGAAtaagtacgtatataaatatcacgTTCACGTGTcgtacaatttattatttattttttcttttttatagagacaaattttattttatctgacAAATGTTTATTCGAATTCTGTTTTCTATTCGACATATGCGtatgaacaaatatatatatatatatatatatatatatatatatatatatatatatatatatatatatatatatatatatatatatataaatatctgtatgttgtataaaaatacaacATACAAATGCATGTCGTTGAAATTACATTGTCAGAGGGAATATTCGAACCTAGCTTCGAAGTTTGGCTCGTTTCGTGATcactaaaataaatttgaccTAAATTCGAGTTTCTCCTATGTATgcctttaatttttattttctatttacaaataaagaacaagaaaTTTCGAAAACGTATTGTCATGGAGTTTACATAAAGTCGACCATTTGTCGATCAGCTGTTAACAATGTAAGTTCCATTATTTCCAATGACTTTGCTTTTGTATTTAACAAGCAGAATAGTATTCGATTTAACATAGTCGTTCGCCGATCTTTcgttaaatgatatttatcgataatcagttcatttgagagaaaaaataaaagaaaatagtactttccttaataaaaattgatctgtttatatatatatatatatatatatatatatatatatatatatatatatatatatatgtggatgtagatgcatacatatacattaatgcctttatttttatataatgcaATTTGTGCAGTAATTAATGAGTTtattttcgagaaaaagaaaaaaaaatagtatttctcttaatgaaaattgacctctttctatatatgtacacgaATGTACATAGAAACATACATACcgatgctttttatttttacacatCATGCAATCTAATCAGTGTGAATGCAGCTTAACTGAAATTAACGGTGTACGACCGGTAaagatttgttcttttttcatttcttttactaGACATCATCCGTGATGGttcgttaaagaaaaataaatactgAATATCGTATAAATAGAGTGAATTCTTTActcgtttcatttcattagAGATAGTCGTGTGAAAGGCAGAGATTCTTGTTAGTCGAGAAAGTTCCAGgggaaattaattgattacaaatgagaaaatgtatgtgtgtgtgtgtgtgtgtgtatgaatatataccTGGTCAtccgtaaatattattttatctattcaatcggtttttctttttttaattaatttattaattgatattaattgattttaaaaatgaaaaaaatgtatgaataTGTGTCTGTCTGTATGCATATGCAATTGgccatttttcaatattattttattcattcaatctttctttttttgtttttctttttttatactgatttcttataaaaattaatcgatttaaaaatgagaaaatgcTTATTTATGTGACTGCtcatttttcgatattatttgatcttaatatatttcttctgtttttcatttatttatttatagaaagtGTAATAAATGAATTGTATCGATATCACTATCTTAACGGTCCTTACAAGGGATCTCGAAtgcattttataaaaaattattaaatgattagatattaatgaaattcacgttttatatttatcattttataatgaaacattgattatcgatcgacgGTTCGATTGTCTTAatcgtcaataataacatattatttttctcttatcttcaGATTCAAATACAAATTGGCGATCTTTGCTATTAAATTGTTTCGTAAAAGTTTATAGATGCCTACGTGTTGATGTACAAAGTGGAATgaatattgtatgtatatctgtCATTCTAATCGTCGCTTTACAAGATTGGAAAAACTTTCGCAACACATTGAAAGTAACAACATTTGCTATCACGTGGAAAATGGACAGTACGATGAAAGGCGTAATCTTTTTCATATAAGATTGCTCAAcacatacatttttaatatatatatatatatatattaaaaatagaaattatggaaatatataatagaaaatattattaataataaaaaatagaaagaaaactatgaaaattctatattgtaaagaaattaatatgtattaattaatattttgatgtttttgaataaaaatttttattgttttaaattcttttttcatttttttaatgattcatACTTGTTTCGCAATAAGTTAAACGATGTTTCTTCCTTTGTgtgcttttatctttttttctgtactttgaatttaaatacaaaaattttttcttctttttcctttctttttctgaaagAAAACAATGTGTTTCGAAGCGATCAtactattatagaaataaaaatgtttttaagaatttaaaagacggtttctttctctctctctctccctctttctcgatCCCATcaattcaaattattcttattaccttACGAAACAAGAGTATCTTTGTCAGTCAATAAAAGTAACGTCTCTACCACGAACttcgaatatatattacaagatCAATCTCGAGATCGAAGAACTCATTAAAAGCgacatatttgtttatatacctATAGCAAATCGATCtccaattttatattattattattattattattattattattattattattattattattattattactactactattaataatagtaatagtacaTCAGCGCTTACTCTCAATGATTCATTTTggaaagtataaaaagaattataaaaataaagatctatatgaaatatttatctattacatattttttattttttttttattgatgtaaatccaaagtaataataataatattattcaaaaagCGATAATTGTTAAAGCTGTGGTTTCAAATGAAAAGGATAA
The genomic region above belongs to Vespa crabro chromosome 2, iyVesCrab1.2, whole genome shotgun sequence and contains:
- the LOC124422115 gene encoding facilitated trehalose transporter Tret1-like isoform X2, which codes for MAEKTSDLNDVEKTSLVDSALLPKIQTPTLDDGKINLTENDTQKDPESARPINKGSAVKQVLAALVAQLGTINTGMTFGFSAIALPQLQEPNSTIPIIQGSAEESWIASMSSIGTPIGCLVSGYMMDMFGRKRSLIITEIPALLGWILIATATDIHMIYAGRFFVGLGSGMVGAPARVYASEVTQPHLRGMLTAMSSVGVSTGVLIEYALGSLLSWNLCAAISGILPLAALLLMFIFPETPSYLISRNRPDKARKALQQFRDNNYNIDQEMEVLEEFSNKNNLKRLTGLREIVSALLKPNALKPYALLFIYFLIYQFSGTNVITFYAVEIFNDSGTTINKYLAAVILGIVRLISTIVACIACRRCGRRLLTMVSSVGCGLSMIGLGGYMWLKEYWVINQLPFMATWIPLFCIFSYTITCTLGFLVIPWIMIGEVYPVQVRGIIGGLTTMTAHSFIFIVVKTYPFFVSAFTSHGTFIFYGCISLFGTIYFYICLPETKGKTLQEIEDYFSGRSNSLYTGKIRNNPQVLEIKKGQVLP
- the LOC124422115 gene encoding facilitated trehalose transporter Tret1-like isoform X1; this translates as MSRKRNYETFVSNENEQDSSHESKTSDLNDVEKTSLVDSALLPKIQTPTLDDGKINLTENDTQKDPESARPINKGSAVKQVLAALVAQLGTINTGMTFGFSAIALPQLQEPNSTIPIIQGSAEESWIASMSSIGTPIGCLVSGYMMDMFGRKRSLIITEIPALLGWILIATATDIHMIYAGRFFVGLGSGMVGAPARVYASEVTQPHLRGMLTAMSSVGVSTGVLIEYALGSLLSWNLCAAISGILPLAALLLMFIFPETPSYLISRNRPDKARKALQQFRDNNYNIDQEMEVLEEFSNKNNLKRLTGLREIVSALLKPNALKPYALLFIYFLIYQFSGTNVITFYAVEIFNDSGTTINKYLAAVILGIVRLISTIVACIACRRCGRRLLTMVSSVGCGLSMIGLGGYMWLKEYWVINQLPFMATWIPLFCIFSYTITCTLGFLVIPWIMIGEVYPVQVRGIIGGLTTMTAHSFIFIVVKTYPFFVSAFTSHGTFIFYGCISLFGTIYFYICLPETKGKTLQEIEDYFSGRSNSLYTGKIRNNPQVLEIKKGQVLP